From Streptomyces sp. NBC_01460, a single genomic window includes:
- a CDS encoding ABC transporter substrate-binding protein — protein MADTIKIAIAGPKTGTETQYADMQFIGVKQAIKDINARGGVNGKMVESKEYDDGGDPKKAVAAANRIVNDGVKFVIGHMASVTTQPASDIYEDEGVIMITPGVTDPEITARGYQLIFRTVPVGSAQDPAVGNSFAKDPENKAIVDAIKADGKDPNGLYVFPAYSAVQLIAEGIKAAKSEDTDKVAKELHSGTFRTSIGTISFDEKGDLKD, from the coding sequence GTGGCTGACACGATCAAGATCGCAATCGCCGGCCCGAAGACCGGCACGGAGACCCAGTACGCCGACATGCAGTTCATCGGCGTCAAGCAGGCCATCAAGGACATCAACGCCAGGGGCGGCGTCAACGGCAAGATGGTGGAGTCCAAGGAGTATGACGACGGCGGAGACCCCAAGAAGGCCGTCGCCGCGGCGAACAGGATCGTCAACGACGGCGTGAAGTTCGTCATCGGCCACATGGCCTCGGTCACCACCCAGCCGGCCTCGGACATTTACGAGGACGAGGGCGTCATCATGATCACGCCTGGTGTCACCGACCCCGAGATCACCGCCCGCGGCTACCAGCTCATCTTCCGCACGGTCCCCGTTGGCAGCGCGCAGGATCCGGCTGTCGGCAACTCCTTCGCCAAGGACCCCGAGAACAAGGCGATCGTCGACGCGATCAAGGCCGACGGCAAGGACCCCAACGGGCTCTACGTCTTCCCTGCCTACTCGGCAGTCCAGCTGATCGCCGAAGGCATCAAGGCGGCCAAGTCGGAGGACACCGACAAGGTCGCCAAGGAGCTCCACAGCGGCACGTTCAGGACCTCAATCGGCACCATTTCCTTTGACGAGAAGGGTGACCTGAAGGACTAG
- a CDS encoding carbohydrate-binding module family 14 protein codes for MVPLWISTERTAAAWHCRTTRDFVGRARPTGGGAKRRLLCDRAGYRRYQKGRGGVGRVARHGLPHGDGCRAGSAGLRIKDARMIKMSRVAASAVLAFGALCLPTYAASAQSLPTASAADLFDGAPCEAYGHGALVADPDDPTVYYHCAWGVAHMKQCEGPLHFNPVLGVCDWPKDAGGPAA; via the coding sequence ATGGTGCCGTTATGGATCTCCACGGAAAGGACAGCGGCAGCCTGGCATTGCCGCACCACTCGTGACTTCGTAGGGCGCGCGCGGCCCACTGGGGGAGGAGCAAAGCGCCGCCTCCTATGTGACCGTGCAGGGTATCGGCGTTACCAGAAGGGACGTGGGGGCGTTGGGAGGGTGGCTCGGCACGGGTTGCCACACGGCGACGGGTGCCGGGCGGGTTCTGCTGGGCTACGAATCAAGGATGCAAGAATGATCAAGATGTCGCGGGTGGCGGCTTCCGCCGTCCTCGCTTTCGGCGCACTGTGCCTTCCCACATACGCCGCGTCTGCACAGAGCCTCCCAACTGCCTCGGCGGCTGATCTCTTCGACGGCGCGCCCTGCGAAGCGTATGGGCATGGCGCCCTCGTGGCGGACCCGGACGACCCGACCGTCTACTACCACTGTGCGTGGGGAGTGGCTCACATGAAGCAATGTGAGGGCCCGCTGCACTTCAACCCGGTCCTGGGGGTCTGCGACTGGCCTAAGGACGCTGGCGGCCCGGCCGCCTGA